tgaactagtattaatgtcagttttaagattaaaaaaaaaatgatattaaaaagtattttaaaatttaatagcaGTACCTGGAAACCAGTCTCATTATCGATTATGTATGAGTTGAAAGGTACACAGAATGTTTGTAAATCGcttcttagattttttttttcattcaaaataaatacagtATCATCCTGAGTAtaatcatcctttcatcaaatcttGGATGTTCTAAATCTTACGATCTTGCTTGCTGACAAATGTGGCTGTATCTAATTTTGTTGCATTGTCTGCGCTGCTTGTgtacaaatgaagatacatcattcaaatcgTGATTATGGCTGAGCAAAATactatgatgacataatttaATATCGATCGCGCCACATTCCTTCCACAGCCCCTTTGCTTTGTGATATTGCAAAGAAGTGCCACTGTAGATTCATGGATTCATAGAGCTACATCATGTAACACAGATATCTGaatacaaacttgtttttaaatgtgAGCCCGTGCCATCACTGAAGAAGTAGAGGTTGGTGAAAGTCAGATACTTTGAAGCAATATCATCAGTGATCTCATGAATTCACAAGTTGGAGTTTTATCATGCTCCAAACTGTCAGTGCAAGCACCTTtattgtattgttcaaacacaaATGATGCAGATTGTGATCTGAGTATGTTGCCAGATCTAGCTGCATCTTATCCTAATATTATGTGGCATACCGttaattctaagaaaaatacACCAAAACAAGAGCTGAACTTTCATCATTCACCAACTTCTAAAAATAGCTTGAATGACATGCAGATTCTAGGAGTTATTACATCCAGCTATCCTCAAGCAACTGAGACTGGCCTCAGTCTGTGACAGTGagcctaatattttgtttttgtgaatgctgccttttgtcatatataaggcgtcatgtccgttacgcgaattgtcatgtccgttacgccatttttatgaaaatgagaagtggtaagggaaaatgattgctacacatggtagggggtttaattctaacatagaatctgaatctgcagtacctttagacaaatttcctgtaagctgtgaaaactttaagtgaaaaacgtaacggacatgacactgaTAATGGTAAAGAAATCACACAAATCTGAAGACAGATTtctctaaaattgatgaatggcatAAAATTTAACGATGATTTTCTGTTGATTTGAACATTAATTAACTATTCAAAAGTTAAAAGAGACCTCTGGGACCTTGTTTACTTTTAGTAGAGACAGGAAAGATGAATTGCTTAAATATAGccacattttttacattttgcaatttactattctatttttttgatgatggaaaaaactacaaaattttttcaatattgcgatttttctattggaaattgagactttatagattactttttaagaaaatttgactgcttaagtgaaatctgaaacttcattttttctctaaagtgaacattttccatggaattgcccatttgcaatcaattgcaaagttTCAGTTGTAAACTTACAAGTGATAAATCAATTATGATTAAAACAAATCAATTCACTCTTGTTGATGCAAGAAGCagaccagggggtgtttcacaaagattaaagtatgacttaaatcgcacttaaatgccgacgcatatatgatatgcaacgcgcaatcttattaaCAGATAcacagtagtgcgcgtcctcatgatacgatctgaccaatgcggtcaagcctttcataccatACGCAACTctgtatttaagtgcgactctaagtaaTACTTCaaactttgtgaaacacccccatgTGATAATTAGTAAGTTTGcaattaatggcaagacatacAATTAATTTTGGGAcctaaaattgacttgcaatcgattgcaagtttcttgcaacactcaATAAGTCacattaactctttgtgaacccccccccccccttcccctcagAAAGCATACCCTACCTGTGCCATTGATCATGTTAGCCTGTGGTGTGGTCCAGTAAGGAAGACTCTCCATACCCTTCCAATTGTCTATAATATTAGTTAATTTAGAATCAGTTTCTCCTGTGTAGACTGTATAAACTCCATCATTACTGTTGTTtttctgtataaaaaaatacaataataattatgaagattcatcaatattttttccatCAATTCACACATAACAACAATGATCTGATCTTACTTTAAATAAATCTCATAGATTTAATCTGCATACTTAAAGTTTGCTACAGAGGCCTCATTCAAAAACTGTCACCAGCAAAGTTCAAGGGCATGATATACAAACATTATAAGACAAGTATTAGTGCACAATGTAAGATGGTCCACAACAAAACAGTTTAGGGTAGtttcttcattatcatttaaGCAAATATGacccaggggcggtattctgaacattgtctttttcTCGATAGTTggtattctggtggatgtcataacttttgtcataaaaattttcataaattttgtctcttctctttAGCCTGCACCAAAAATATGCGGCTCTTAAATGCACATAATCCCAATATACAAGCTAAAGGTATGACAAAATTTTAGTACCAAATATCCCGATACCCTGCTGACTAAATGTCAAgcatataatgatattatttagattataATGTGGTATAAGTTTCACTCATCATCCatgaataatttcaaaaatattttttcaattagttaggccctacatattaaatcctccttttttctatctctcttctaaaaatccttcacagctccctgtctctctttgtaatCAAGCGCATTAATATATGCGTAGTTGCGCGATGCCAGCTACTATATTGGGGATACGCCCTACCTGCCACAGAGCCTACCTATTGGTCAGAAGGGCTCACACTGGGAACTAacagtgattttgattggtttgccTCCAAATGGGCAGGAACTGAGAGAGATATGacagggaaaagacaatgttcagaataccgatttgtgacaatcatagtGAAGCCTTGTAGAGCTCCACCTCAAGTTCTCGACTACTCATATCTCGCCAGCTCCCAAACCCATAATACAATATTCTGAGCAGTGTAGTTTTGTAATAGAGGCCCACTTAAATGATTGCACACAAATTCACAAGTCACAACACAATACATTCACATGTGTACCACAATAATTGTGTTACCAAGTAGCTTAACAAGTACCTTTCTCCCATACTATTTTGAGTTTctctaaacaaatgaaattacaGAGCTCTGCATTATCAATATTTACAAGACTATCTAATTCTGTTCATGATAGACCATACAGTATTAGTCGGTTCACTCCCCTTCAAAGGTATTGCATGAAAGACACTATCCACCATCCACTACAATACAAAGatcaaaatataatacaaacacTGTTAACCTTTGACTGCCTTGAGCCCTAGCTAGACTTGACATGTAAATGGTCTTATGTCCATCACATGCCTTTATGAGTCAATCTCTAAACAATATGAGTGATTGACAAccttcttgcagaattgagtgTTGTACATTATGTATTATCATAGCAGTTCAGTTACAGAAAGGGTTATCATGTGATGTTATCTACATTTCAATTACccattttcatgtaaaaacagGCATCATCGTCATTTTGCCACCAAAGTACAACAGAAATCCCAATAATACCAATGAATATTTggcaaggtacatgtattgACCACTTAAGGAGGAAATAGATTCCAACCGAGAAGTTTGTTATGACAATGTTACACTCACCCCCGCAAAAAATCCAAAGACGTCTGTAGGCACTAGATCCGGTTTGAATTCCTTGATCTTGGTAAGCACCTCATCTTTGTATCCCCAGATGTATTCATGAACAGTATGGGTAACACACACATCCTGGTGCTTTCCAATCAAGATGTAAAGAGCAATCCTCTCAGCAGCCGACATAAACTGCAGCTCATTCACAACAGTCTGTACATAAAGACAAATTAGCAATGTGATCAGTTTTACCCAGCGCGCGACACTGGCACcagtccgacggtcccagaccagaAAAAATTGCTGTAAGGTCAGTAACTTTTCACAAAAAGCCAGATTTATTGGTCCGACCTGACcacttaaaaatatatcaaactgatacaaatgatattttctcaaaaattgagaaatggctcTCATGAACCATGTTGTGCATACATGTGTGTGTTCTGTttgtatgggttttttttttttgggggggggggcaataaaaaacagcaaaataaactagagtcattttttacatatttctttattttgggggaccagtaaattttaggttcggaccagtaaaaactggaaaactgggtatctactggtccgacatgaacaggttggaccagtagaaataAAGgtttagtgtggagccctgtttTACCAcatgataaaaatcaaagtatgaatgcATTATCATTACAGAAATGGTCAGCATTGAGATGTGACATGACTAAAGGTTTTCACCAATGCGCTAGTGTTTTTAAAGTATCCAAATGTCAACATGAAATTGGCAAAATATAATATTGCAATTTATGAGTTGAAACTCAGCTGGTATCtgacaaaagtgtaaaaaaatacCATTACTGTATTCTCTGACTAATCTCCTTTCAATTTGTGTATAATTTGTCAGTTTCATTTTTCACTTCCAATAAGATAAATGTTCGTAGAATGTGGATCTAGTTATTATAAGCAAGAACGACATTACCCCCACCCTCCTAGTCAAGTAGGGAGATTAGCCTCAtagtgagtttttttttctcgactGACTTTTTTTCGATTTTGAAATACATACAACATTTATAGTCATACATGAAACAGAATGCATTGTACAAAAGAACAGAAGGATATACAGTGGCGCTAAAGAGTTAGTGAACCCCattagaaaatgaacatatttaaaaatgttcaagttctgccatctttttgatatatgattgtgAAGTCCGCTGGTGAAACATTACATTCACTATACTTTGTTCCTCTGTGGTCACAGGACATTGcagtgttgttgttgttgttgtctaTATTCAACACTCAGAaagaaggagtgcattttctagtggggttcactaacttttagACACCACTGTACCTGCTTACCAATAAAGGAACATTGAGTGTTGTAAATGTATCATTCATTGGGTCTCCTACTGATAGGTCCAGATCTATGAAGAAGGATTGAGGGGATGTATAAGAGACAGTTCCATTCCCATGCTCTGTCACATTCACCTTGGGGCGTTCTTCCCTGAAggttcaagtaaaaaaaatgataataaacagcgtactaaacaaaaatataaattgaaaatatacgAAAAGCAACAACCCTACATGACATTTTCGTGAAACGTATAACAAAGTTACAAACATGCAGGGAAAAACAGGGTCTTGGGTAGAAATGAAATGATCAATAGATCTCTGGAATATAAAAAGAGTCTCagaaaatccccatttcattcactgcaatgttaaaggTTATAATGAGCTTTATTCAATATTTAggcaattccaagcaaaagtggacattttccaaaaatttatattggctctattttaaatctggatcaaattttttggttaaaactcatatgggatttcataaatacaaaaggggaacataattagccacaatttttttttcttacgcatctccttataggagaatccaaaccatacaaaaaattctatacatgggactacatatattgtttttttttatacttaatttcaatttaacagaaaactattgcttgttttgtaaaattttcttttgcataatctgaaggtcatcattttacatcatatcaaaagaaaattttaaaatataagttcattttatGTTGCCTGTGTGTGAATATTTCAGATGTCACTCCGCAACCGTCACTCCGTAACCGGGTATGGGTTTATGATTGAAGttgtaattaatgaaaaaatacacaaattttttaatgtaatgcagCATATTACAGCTAGAACAACTTAGAATCCAATCAGTAACTCAACATTTtgatagctacatgtatttaatgttcacagagtttgagcaatatgttttctcctcAAAGATGCATGTCCATTTTATGTCACTCCATATAAACcatgattatgaatattcatatctcattaattcagtggatcaaaataacaaatgttattattttgaaaagtgggtttCAGCAACTACTGCCAGGTACCTTGGCatccgtaattactaagattacagcgcacacgcatttcaaggaataaattcctaaaGTAAAATATATCCTACCTGTAAACATAAGGACCTCTCTCTGTGACATTGGGTTTATCACCTTTTACCACTCCATCAGGATTTTCTAGATTCCATACATAGAATTCCAGAAAAATAGGTGCTGGAGGATTAGCCCATTCCTCAAAGCCAGTACTGTTGTTTGCCAAGACAGTTTGCTAGCAAAGcaaatcaaaatattcaaaaggAAATTAGTTGATATGTTATCAATTAAATTCACATGTTATAAAAAGGTAACAAAAAGTGTTCAGTATAGTTAATGATCATAACATTCCAGACAACATCTATAGAGGTCAGAGGCCTTCATGTCAATTGTAATTTATTGGCATTGATAAAAAAACTCTTTCTCTGCTGTTTATAATCTTAAACTCCAGTCTTTTCAAACAGAATGGCAATTTCGCATTACAATATTTCTTGGCAATTTTCTAACcgtatgtacactgtatgtactTTAGacattttcctcttcttttaaagtttaactttataatttaaataaaatacacCCTGTCTCAAAATATACATGCTAATTttatcatatcaaaataaaacaaagattcATTTGGTTTTTGGCCTTTGGGCATATGTACATTGTCACTTTCATATCTATAATGTTATTCTAACTGATACCAGGTTtggtgaaatacatgtatatttcaaaaatcacaaattgtttcctttttccaatattttcatggcaaattcattgtttttttggTTTCAGGAGGAAAATTTCAATAGTCACATGCCATTGCATCCTGTTTCTATTTCAAACCTTTGAATGAAATGCATGCATGATGCGTATATTGAGAAATAgacataaaattaataatgacCTTTAAGCAAATCACATCCATGAGGAAATGAAATGACCATGCTCTTGAAACTCAAAAGCAAATACAGGGTACAAGGTTCACATTGATAGTGAATAATGGTCTCAAATCATACATCAGAGATAACAATTATCATTGTAGTGTCACTTGCCTATTGTAGTATCATAAGAGTGGTTTCATTTTCAGAAATCAGTGCAGACAAATACGACAGATAATAAATCCTTTGAGTGCTTTAAAGTTGACAATTGTTCTTTTGTGTAATGTTATCATGCTCTTTGGTAGACAGATATCCTTAGTGTAGGATTGAAGAAACATGCACTCGAATTCACTGAAGTGGTGTTGTAGATCAGTGTTTCAGCCTCTGGTTTGCGATTCATAGCACCAGTGTCATTAGGCAAGATTCTACATGTAATGTGCATGTATATTATACATTTGCCTCTCTCCATACAGGTGATGCAAATAGGTGCCTAGTATTAATCACCTccattccttgaatgcttgagcacccaGTAATTATAGTTACCATGCTAAAGCAGCCAAGGTAATGATAagcagtgcttagaaacatttattttcagGGCTAAATACATGTTGCATTATGAATACTCATCTTTGACACAATGGCGACAAAGGAGCTGGGGAGGGGGTGGGTTGTTTAATGGTACAGTATATATAGAGACATAGAGACAGATCAATAATAGTATGTGTAATTTCATTAAGACAACAATCTTTTTTAACTTCCccttcaacttttttttaatggttttttaGAAGCTAAATAGAATCTTCATTGCTCAACACATCCATTACACTGTGCAAGAAtctatcatttctttcttttactacACCGTGTACATGTAAGTTCTGGCAATTAATATAAACACATTTTATATGCCCCCAAAATTAAGACAATACAAATGATGATGCAGAATTCGTGTGACACATATGAGCCCTTGACCATGCAGGAAATTCAATCTGAAATCATGATGAAGGCAAACTTGGAAATCAGATAATGCAATCTAGATCAAATAAACAGTCTCAAGACCAGTTACTTGTTTCCGATCCCTTACTGATCTTTTTCAATCCCACTCCTTGAATTGTTaatcacatttttatatttGCTGATGATAATGCATAGTAAAGAGAAATGGTATATTAACATTTGATCATTGAATCATATCACacaattcttcaaaaatttgaaaaaaaagtaagtgaGCATGGACTGTTTGTAAATCAATGAAGTATTGTCCTTTCATTGGATTCTTTATCTAACATGCTCTAGGTTGTCAGCACCTATGTGTGGATCTAGTTCCTGCACAGGATGCTTGGCTGTGATTCCAAGTCAAATGCACATTTGTTATATCATCAATTCCATCTGTAAgatatcttttttaaatataaaaatacattataaaatCTATATTAGGCAATCAAATTTTGCATACTTGTAAGTTGAAATTGTAACAAACTTCCATAATTAATTCTGGATTTACTGGAtgtaaaaataagggaaacaTTGATACCTTTTTGACAATGCTTTCAAAGATGATTGGAAAGTAGTGAACAAAACTGATGCCAGCAATAACTAGAAGAGTACCAATAACTCCAGTAGTGATGAAACACACCTTCTGAGCCATTCTGACAAGATATAGAATTCAAGAACTTCCTCTGCTAGTTTGGCTTTTTAGTATAGAGCTAGATTATACTAGTACAAGAACTAATTCCATTTGCCATCAATCCATTAGGAAATCCATTCGTATATTGGACAAGACTCTATTAATGAAAAAGctgaaaagaaaaggtaaagggatattattttgatacTGACAAAATTCTTTAAGATAttcaaaaggtcaagtccacccaagcaCAAAGGTgatttaagtaaaaaaaaataatcaagcaTTATTAATTACACGCATGTtgagaattcatcaaaatcttatgtaaaaaaaaaaaaaaaacatatatagagtAACTGCACCAGTGTGCGGCCGCTTAAGGGTTTTTTCCACCCTGTAATTATTTTGCAAAGCTATTTTAATCCATACATATCATATAAAATGGACTGATGGTACTTCCCtttgttatcatgaaaattGACCGATGGTAATCGCAGTGGTCAAGATTGACGACTTCAGACCAGGATAGCATTACCCAGTCTGCAGCAGCCCCGCCTCCAGTGTGCGGCACGATGTACAATTCCTATGCGATCCCGTGAGGCAGCTGCAATTCGCCTCTATACGGCACGCAAATGCTGCTAAGTGCGTAGTTCAATTGCAAAGCATGTGAAAATAGCAAGCGCACATACAATGGCCACAATTAGGGTACTACATTTTGCAGTGTTGTTATtgtaattttcatgtttttaattttttttttcataacattaACTTTCGGAAAAAATGGCGGCCAACATCGGCTTATGAAAGTGCTATTTTtccaaaatccatgaaaatcaggaaaaccataaaaaaatcgACTTTTTCAGACTTCTTCAGTTAAGAAATAGCGCGTGTGATATTTTTGACGTGAGATATGGCCAATTAGGTAAGAAATTTCCCTTTTAGTTCGAGATTTTGTCCATGTCACCTGATGATTTTGTTGTGTGGTGTGCATTATAGTGTGTTGTTGGGGAGTTCAGTGGTACTGGACTAGCTACTGCTGAACCTGCCGCACATTGGAGGAGTTTCTCTAGATTCTACTATATGCACAACATATTAGTGATGCAAATGAGATcaatttatttctattatttatatcaaacaataacaaaactaCGGCAAAACCAAGCATGCTGAGCAAGCGATGTCTGCATGCATGAGTCTAAAATTTGACAATGTCGTGGAGATCGAGCTGAACAGCCACTGATTCCCAATCGTGATATTCAAGAACTAGTCAGCTAGTACGTACTGGGCATATTAATTAACCTTGAAATGTGATTAAGAGACTTGTTATGATATTTGCTTGGAGTCAGCCAGTGcaaaactgcattagcgcctcTAATCACTCACTGCACGTCTGCTCCACATTTGCCAATCCTTGCCTAGACTGATAAATCCACCGTTTCGGATGAGTTTCTCAacattttcttatcttttttgtCCTCATCCTACATTGGGCTCGTAATGGTGAAGCAAACAACCGCCGCTTAACTACAGCATCTACGGAGAAAGGGTATGCTTTTGCATCCTCCTCGATTACTCTTAAATATTGCTTTTTGACGGGGAAAAAGgtagaaataaaaaagacaaatttatatcaaatacaatcagCTCACCACCTTTCTGAGAAATatgctggaaaatagcgaatttTAATGACAAACAGATCAGGATCAGCCAGGTTCTTCTTCGATCACTTGATCGCCGTTGTCAGCGAAGCTACAGCTGAGCGTACGAATGTGACAGCCAATCCGCTGGCACGTCCGTACGCTCAGCTGTAGCCGACGGCAACTGAAGAAGAACCTGGCTGATCCCGAtctgtttgtcatcaaaatttgctattttccAGCATATTTTCAGAAAGGTGGTGAGctgattgtatttgatataatttaaaattgatctttatttcttcttttttccaccTTCGAAAAGCAAAATTTAGGAGTAATCGAGGAGGGTGCAAAAGCGCACCCTTTCTCGATCTCCAGAGTCATACTCATAGCCACAGATGGCATATGCTGtaacgttagcttgctccataatccttgttcattgaatgagtggctCCAATGCCTCCACAATATGtaggtatgtgacaaaaaaaatgaaaatcataaaatatcaataaatttgaTGTCATTTGAAAGCTCTTAAAAAGGCCTTTCGAATGATACCAAGAACTCTAATTTTCATCAAGGAATTATAAAGTTATTTCAGTTTAAGTCGCGCATATTCATCCAAATTTGTAGTTTGTCTTAATGTAAAGTCAATGGAATACATAACcgatttttgtgaccattttgaacCCAAGTCTTCAACAGGCTCTATCTTCTTTGTTTTTGAGCCCTTTGAAGTAATTttggtatcaatggaaaggtgaAAGAAAGCTCAATTGATGTGTAATCATGtcactttgtaattttttcttaatatgtgtacaataatttcttctagAACTCTAATTAATTCTAactaattatgcaaattatgcaaAATAACAATTACTTGCCTCTTGTTTTTGCCAAATGAAGGTGATCATGATAGATAAGTTATATAATTTAGTTGGCATCAAAACAGCATCATGTGGTAGATAGGATTTGTTTAAagtattatttttgtaatgtctaatgtatttctttgtttttctgatataaattaccagctttttttcaactttagtattgtatacatgtatgggtTCTTTTTTGACATATGAAAATTACCATTCCTTTTGTACTTTGTATGGTATAATTAATACAAGTGTGCTATTTTTTGATGTACTTAATTGTTTCACCAATTcctcatgtattttattgtttcaacaatttgttataacgcaggtccaagctatttgaCTTGTGATGTACAGGACATTTAGAGACTTTAAAGTtgtataacataaaaaataaatgcacaatagagaatcttttatggattttgGAAGGCCAGTTGTGCCCTCtttattcagtaaaaaaaatagtgatctACAATTCCATTAacgatgtaatattttaattaatatgtGCTGAGACGTACGGGACCAGacaaaagctgattttttttttgaaaaaaaaattgtcattaaaACTCTGTGAATTGAAATAAGCTGGAAATCTCTCAttatcatgttttcatcttgtatcaagtttcattagccatgaatgaaatgatagaactcattgttgttattatgtaatagctcaaaatataaacatggaTCCGCGCTGTGACGTACGGGGCAATTGCCCATGTGTAAAACGAATGGGGAAAGtggaatttcatcaaaatttataattaactggatgtaaaccaaagtaagtaagttttacatggattattatgattgatatatatttctattatagttagggacagtgattttccgcgatcgcggaaaacggacggaattcacggaaagggcctttttaaacggaaagtggcatttcaaacggaaaatcacggaaaacgtattttccctcaaaatacacagaatagcaacagaaattactccaaaatcacaacaaaatgagaatattaaatggccacaaaaccccagaaaacacgatctcacttcgctactatcatgacaattcacacatcgtgactgcactcgacatcagcacactcgattgtaccccgcaccgtacccgtacccggccggccgggttgggcttcacatccacacatatcgttcaactacacggtcgtgtgttgctgccctctacgtttgaagaattaacagcacgatatcgtggtcttaaaatccaagatggcggattggcaaaagctgttgactgatgataac
This is a stretch of genomic DNA from Lytechinus pictus isolate F3 Inbred unplaced genomic scaffold, Lp3.0 scaffold_19, whole genome shotgun sequence. It encodes these proteins:
- the LOC129260425 gene encoding lysosome membrane protein 2-like, with product MAQKVCFITTGVIGTLLVIAGISFVHYFPIIFESIVKKQTVLANNSTGFEEWANPPAPIFLEFYVWNLENPDGVVKGDKPNVTERGPYVYREERPKVNVTEHGNGTVSYTSPQSFFIDLDLSVGDPMNDTFTTLNVPLLTVVNELQFMSAAERIALYILIGKHQDVCVTHTVHEYIWGYKDEVLTKIKEFKPDLVPTDVFGFFAGKNNSNDGVYTVYTGETDSKLTNIIDNWKGMESLPYWTTPQANMINGTDGTYNHPFITKNDTVYVFSSDICRSIYALFLEETNTRGVPTYRFAPPSYLFANYTIYPPNIGFCTPDEAHCYPGGLLNVSLCQFGAPIFMSSPHFLYADQSVMDMVIGVHPVEELHRTFFDVEPYTGGPLNVSKKLQINAHLKSYDFYWEDWYKHVSEAYVPLVWINEHGAVTQESADDLKKQLYLPLKIGTYGTWSVLGFGCLLVVLSLTCISVMVCKAKRSSRPLDYSVNIDANAPLINGSTRTEIVPS